A region from the Andrena cerasifolii isolate SP2316 chromosome 11, iyAndCera1_principal, whole genome shotgun sequence genome encodes:
- the LOC143374487 gene encoding transmembrane reductase CYB561D2, giving the protein MEERPSIPLRGVKVDVPSTSSSSSATDLENSPAKRSIYSISVTAMDLVNHVLIICVTVFLLSYSLQSFTTMNLHVTLCTLGYVLLMSEAIVVLAGESILTNFLTRRAKSHVHWVLQVLGLICTVAGVVVMYQVKSVHFRSVHALLGIASVVIMVLLAVCGYPVFIAAKLRNLIRPVIIKFGHNLLGICCFVLGMTSQCYGYKKGWLPNVSKVPNVQCICIILTAVITVLSLRGALASLVRQLIAMLR; this is encoded by the exons ATGGAAGAAAGGCCGTCGATCCCGTTGAGGGGCGTGAAGGTGGACGTACCATCGACAAGTTCATCGAGCAGTGCCACAGATTTGGAGAATTCGCCTGCAAAACGGAGCATCTACAGTATATCCGTTACTGCGATGGATCTTGTTAACCATGTGCTCATCATCTGCGTGACAGTGTTCCTTTTGAGCTACTCGCTGCAGTCTTTCACCACGATGAATCTTCATGTTACCCTTTGCACTTTGGGG TACGTCCTGCTGATGTCGGAGGCCATTGTCGTGCTGGCGGGTGAAAGCATCCTGACGAACTTTCTTACGCGCCGTGCCAAGAGCCACGTCCACTGGGTCCTGCAGGTCCTGGGCCTGATCTGCACCGTAGCTGGCGTGGTGGTTATGTACCAGGTGAAATCTGTTCACTTCCGCTCGGTTCACGCGCTCCTAGGCATCGCCTCGGTCGTCATCATGGTCCTCCTGGCTGTCTGCGGCTACCCCGTCTTTATCGCCGCGAAACTTCGTAATCTGATTAGACCGGTGATCATCAAGTTCGGTCACAACTTGCTGGGTATATGCTGCTTCGTGCTCGGAATGACGTCGCAGTGCTACGGCTACAAAAAGGGCTGGCTGCCCAACGTCAGCAAGGTACCGAACGTCCAGTGCATTTGTATAATTCTCACCGCGGTGATTACGGTGCTGTCGTTGAGGGGAGCGCTGGCATCTCTCGTCAGACAATTAATCGCGATGCTTAGGTAA